CTTAATATTTCCATTAAGTTTACTACCAATAAGCGTTACCAATAAACTATCACTATCAAAATTAATTAAATAAATGTTAGAATCTTTTTTTCCAACAATACTTTTTACAGACTTACATTTTATAATTGTGTTTGCAGATCCATTCGATTTTGAAACATATAATGTGTCATTTAATATTTTATACTCAGGTAATTTCAATATAGTATCTCTTTGAAAGAATAATGCAGACATTGTATTTACAGAATCGCTTTCAATTTGAATTTTAGCTTCAGGGTCTGCAACAATTACTGAAAAAGATTCTAGATTTACAGGTGGAATCAATTTTCCAGCAAAACTATAATTGTAATCTTTAGGATTGCCCGCTAGCCTAAGGGTGTATGCTTCTCTTGAATCTATGTATAACACGAGTGTCGCTATGGTTATAAATCCAAAAAAGGACAGTAATAGATATTGTGAAGTTTTCATCTGTTTATATTTATAGTTTTTTAATGGTTATATCACCTCGATGTTTAAATTAACATTCCTTGTGTGTTTTAAGATTATTTTAAAAATCTCGGTTTCATATTAGTCGTTATTTTTTATTTCAGAAATAATTTGTTGAAGATCTTTGCTATTCAATTTAAGTAAACGTATTTTTTCAAGTAAAAAGGGTTCTTCATTTTCAAAAAAATCCTTTTTCTCTTTTTCTTTAATTAATTGTAATGCCTTTTCTGCCACAAAAAAACCAACACCCCGCTTATTAATAAATATGTTTTCATCTTGCAAATAACTAAAGGTTCGCATCACAGTATTTCTATTAACTTCTAATTCTGAAGCTAAATCTCGTACAGAAGGTACACGCTCATTAGGAAGTAATTTGCCGTCGAGAATTTGATTACACAAACTATCTGCAATTTGTAAAAAAATACCTTTATTAGATTTAAATTCCATATTAAAGCTCTTTTTCTTTTAATTTAAAATAAGCTAATGGCAATAAAAAGAAGCTAGATACTATACCCATTATATAAATGTATAATTGAATATTAATAAAGTGTTTAGAAATCCTATAATCTTCTAAATTAACAGGGCTTCTTCCAAGGTCAAATTTTTCTGGAAAAAAGAACATTGTACAAACCATAAAAAGTAAAAAAACAAAAGCAATTGTAGCACTAAAACTCAATATCGTTTTAAAAAGCGCATACTTTTTAAAATAAGTAGCTCCTGTAAATAAAAAGGCTGCTAGTGTAAACAATCCTCCTAACGCCGCTATTAAATCAATCGCTTTTCTAAACCCATTATTACTGATCTTGAAAGCTTCAAATAATTCAAATTCTCCTACTTGTATTTTCAAACCCCATTCAAATAAGTTTGAAAAACTATCAGCTATTTTAAAATTAAGCCAAAATAAGGGTATAAAAAGTATCACAAAGCATACTATTCTAATTACAAACTGTATTAAAAATTTTTCAAACACGGATGCTGGAAGCATTAAATAACTAATAGCACTTTTTTTATTTTTTAGTAATGGAAAACTCGTGCCAACAACAATAATAAGACCTACAATAAAAGTAAAATAAAATAGCGGTAAATATTGATTAATTCCAAATCCATAACTTGAATTTGAGTTGGTTTTAATAAAAAAAAGATCGATACATATGAGTATTAAAAATAAACCAATACAAAATGATAAATATGTTTTAGTATAAAGCTTAATATCATATCTAAAAGCATTATTAAACCGTTTAATGTTAAAATAATTTTGAAACATAACCTAAAATATTATTTCTGTTTTGTTAGTAATAGCATTAAATAAAAGCTCTATATCAATACCTGTTTCCTCATCATTTTCAACAGGCAACATAACATTATACCCTTCAGGACATTTTTCATGATATAATACGTTGGAGAATGATAAGATGCTCGACACTTTTTTAAATTGAATTTTCTCTGTAATTTGAGTAATATCCTTTTCAAAAACAATATGACCTTGTTCTAAAACAACAATTCTATCAATAATAGTTTCTATATCTTTCACTTGATGCGTCGAGATAATTACTAATTGATTCTCTTCAATAGAACTCACTAAAATTTTTCTAAAAACCCTTTTGGAAGGAATATCTAAACCATTT
The genomic region above belongs to Mariniflexile litorale and contains:
- a CDS encoding GntR family transcriptional regulator — encoded protein: MEFKSNKGIFLQIADSLCNQILDGKLLPNERVPSVRDLASELEVNRNTVMRTFSYLQDENIFINKRGVGFFVAEKALQLIKEKEKKDFFENEEPFLLEKIRLLKLNSKDLQQIISEIKNND